A genomic window from Silene latifolia isolate original U9 population chromosome Y, ASM4854445v1, whole genome shotgun sequence includes:
- the LOC141632373 gene encoding pentatricopeptide repeat-containing protein At2g17210-like: MRLPSCSSMRLPEWCLKIKECLSTSNWHEAISCYIAMRRSGIILTDVTLFPAVMKASSKLSFKNGELMHACSIKQGYESFISVRNSTLDFYMKWGCPSSALSVFQNMINTDSVSWNIIIHGYLDHGLLKDGLFFLEEGRVSGFQPNVSTLVSVLQAFRALRDFEGGRKFHGY; this comes from the coding sequence ATGAGATTACCCAGTTGTTCTAGCATGAGATTACCAGAATGGTGTTTGAAGATCAAGGAATGTTTATCGACTTCAAACTGGCACGAAGCTATTTCTTGCTATATCGCAATGAGACGGTCCGGCATTATATTAACTGATGTTACACTCTTCCCTGCAGTTATGAAAGCAAGTTCTAAACTTTCTTTCAAAAATGGTGAGTTAATGCACGCTTGTTCAATCAAGCAGGGGTATGAGTCCTTCATTTCTGTGAGGAACTCAACGCTTGACTTTTACATGAAATGGGGTTGTCCCAGTTCGGCATTATCTGTTTTCCAGAACATGATTAACACAGACTCTGTTTCTTGGAACATTATTATTCATGGGTACCTTGATCATGGTCTTCTAAAAGATGGGCTTTTTTTTCTCGAGGAGGGCCGAGTTTCGGGTTTCCAACCAAATGTTTCTACACTTGTATCTGTACTTCAAGCGTTTCGTGCTCTCCGAGATTTTGAGGGTGGTAGGAAATTTCATGGGTATTAA